The Fibrobacter sp. genomic sequence ACCTTGTATGGTTATCTATACCTTTCTGTACAATAAACAGAGCCAACTGGTAAAGGATCTGGATGAAGCAACGGTGAAATTCCTGAATTATCTGAAGAAGAAAAAGTCCTGATGAAGCTCTCTTTTGTTACCCGACCCAAGCCTTCGGATTCTGCCGGAATCACAGATATAGATGTAACCCCGGTGATGAACATGTTTGTTATTCTGATACCTTTTCTGGTATCTATGGCCGTTTTTACCCATTTGTCTATAATCGAGTTTTCTCTTCCTCCCAATGTGAGTACCTCCATGGCCGATCAACCCCAAAAGCCACGTCCCCGTTTAACCGTGCGTCTGGGTAATGACTATCTGGCAATAGTACTCGGGGAAACTCTTCTGGATTCACTTGCAGTGCAGGGCCAATCTTTTCCTTTTGATTCTCTTGCTGTCTGTCTGAAAAACCGCAGGCTCGAGATGGATTATCATGAGGAGGTGATTGTGGCGGCAACCGATAAGATTCCCTTTAAGTATGTGGTAAGAGTAATGGATCTATGCAGGATTGCAGGGTTTGAAAAAATCGGATTGTCCAGTGCTACCCAGGATCCGGGAGCTCCGTTATGAGCTTTTTAAAAAAACGGTTTGAGCAGACCGAAGAGTCGACCTTTCGTCCTCAATTGACTTCATTAGTGGATGTGATGACTATTTTACTGGTTTTTCTGATAAAGAATTTCTCAGTGGAAGGCAATCTTATCACTTCGTCTCAAGATCTGATTCTTCCGGTTTCTTCTTCAGAGAAAGCGGCTCAGGTTCGCAGCTCAATAGAGATTACCAGAAATGTGATCATTTCTGAAGGGCATACAATTATCACTATAGAAGAGCTTATGCGTACTGATTCCATGCTTATAGCACCAGTATTCGATTGGATGAAGGCGGTTCGCAGCAGAAATCAGAATTCCAAGACTGCATCTTCGCTTCTTATTCAGTGTGACAGGGAAGTG encodes the following:
- a CDS encoding biopolymer transporter ExbD; amino-acid sequence: MKLSFVTRPKPSDSAGITDIDVTPVMNMFVILIPFLVSMAVFTHLSIIEFSLPPNVSTSMADQPQKPRPRLTVRLGNDYLAIVLGETLLDSLAVQGQSFPFDSLAVCLKNRRLEMDYHEEVIVAATDKIPFKYVVRVMDLCRIAGFEKIGLSSATQDPGAPL